GCCACAAATAGCCTTTAAAATTTTAATTTAATATTTAACTTACACCACTTTTTGTATATCGTCAATATCCCCGCCACTCTTTATATGTCTTGCTAATTTTTAAGCAAATTTATAGATCATTTCTTTGTGATCTTATACAAAAAGCTAAAAATTTCAGCAACAGCTTTATATAAATTTGGTGGAATTTCTTGATCAACTTCAACCTTGCTTAAAATTTCAATAAGATCAGGATCCTCTTTGATCGGTATATCATGCTCTTTTGCAAGATCAATTATTCTATTTGCTATCTCACCAGCGCCACTAGCCAGCACTCTTGGAGCATTATCTTTAGATCTGTTGTAGCCAAGAGCTACTGCTTTTTTCTTATTTACTTGCATTAAATTTTCTTATCAAAGCCCACATCAAGGCCACCAAATTTTTTAAATCTATCATTTAGCTTTACTTTTGACAAAGTTTTGATATTAAAGTTTGAAACTATGAGTCCAAGCTTTGATATTGCTTGTTTTAATTCACTAGAGTTTGAAAGGATTAGCTCCTTAAACTCATTTGTTTGCGTAGCTACCGAAAGATCAATATACCTTTTATCAATAAGTCCAACCATCACATTTATCTGTCCAAATTTCTTAAAATTCAGATCGATCTGAGCGTAAAATTTATCCTTTTTGCCTTGCTTAAATGCGATATTTCCACCCTCAACGCCATCCCAAATATAAGGCATATAAGTTTGAATCCCGCCTTGAAGGCTTGATATCATTTGATGCATCTCGATCTGCGAAATCATCTTATTTGCAGCATTTACGCTTTGCGGGTTTTGACTTTTTTCACTAATATTTAAAAGCGTACTTTTTATATCTTGGCTTAGCACCTTTGAAATTTCGCTGCTATTTTTAGTCGTAATGTTATTTATATCGTTTGTAGCGAGATTTAGTTGTTTTAAAAGTGCCTTACTCTCACTTAGCTCATTTTTAGCCAAACTTGCCTTAGCATCAGCAAGACTTAGGCTATGAGCAAGACGTCTCGCTGCACTTTGGAGCTTATCTTGCAAGCTACCATCCTTCGAGACATCGCTCATCTCATTAAACGCTTTTACAAGCCCTGCTTCATCGCCTATATTATTTAGCGTTTTTAAATCGTTTTTTATGCTATCAAGGATAGTTTTTAGCTCTTTGTGATTTTGGCTAAAACCAAAATTTTGATTTAGCTTTTCATTTGCTAGGCTTGCGACTTTCTCGCTTAAATTTGAGATGAAATTTTGCATT
This region of Campylobacter concisus genomic DNA includes:
- a CDS encoding FlhB-like flagellar biosynthesis protein, with the translated sequence MQVNKKKAVALGYNRSKDNAPRVLASGAGEIANRIIDLAKEHDIPIKEDPDLIEILSKVEVDQEIPPNLYKAVAEIFSFLYKITKK
- a CDS encoding flagellar hook-length control protein FliK — its product is MNISNTSVQTGQNATQNVPVRKNEGSLFKNQPSVQTPSEQSISETLDNVGKLVARVLDDLKSASSLSKAEQILSQAKDTKIAPNLVGELSDLAKSLEAEATQNESPEIKSLALKLKEFLKPIADLKAGSLNDQIKNSGVMLEANLKDALSPEKLPSSVQKLLSDIKNLSSGNLLNQILTLNDEKLDNQNSFSKLASILEKASNDTKNILDNSNIKTLLKDVDKLDSVVKFLDKNFSKDQNGELVKNQIGKMQNFISNLSEKVASLANEKLNQNFGFSQNHKELKTILDSIKNDLKTLNNIGDEAGLVKAFNEMSDVSKDGSLQDKLQSAARRLAHSLSLADAKASLAKNELSESKALLKQLNLATNDINNITTKNSSEISKVLSQDIKSTLLNISEKSQNPQSVNAANKMISQIEMHQMISSLQGGIQTYMPYIWDGVEGGNIAFKQGKKDKFYAQIDLNFKKFGQINVMVGLIDKRYIDLSVATQTNEFKELILSNSSELKQAISKLGLIVSNFNIKTLSKVKLNDRFKKFGGLDVGFDKKI